A segment of the Rattus rattus isolate New Zealand chromosome 4, Rrattus_CSIRO_v1, whole genome shotgun sequence genome:
cccctcacCCCTACACAAGTACCATGTGGACCTTTGAGAACTATGTGGCTGTTTGTGTCCATGGGAATCAagaacatatgtgcatgtacttTATTTgggtacacgtgtgtgcacatgagcatgcatGCTTCTAGTTTGTGGCCAGCCAAAGGGGCACTGGAGGCGAGGGTGGAAGGCCTCACCCGCTGGTTGTAGACGGTGAAGTTGTCATAGAGGCGAACAATGCACTCGGCCTTGTGCAGAAAGCGGCTGTAGGAGGCCTCAGTCCACCAGTGCAGCAGGTTTCCTGAGCGGTCATACTGTCCTCCTGTGAGCAAGGGCAATGGCCAGCACTCAAAGTCCGAGCCTCACCCTAAGGGCCAGGCTGGGCActaagcccctcccctcccaccagcCAATCCCAACTCATCCTCCATGACTCCTCCCACTACTGTCCGCCCCTCCCCCAAGACCCTCTGAGGCCTTACCCCAATCATCATAGCCATGGGTCAGCTCATGCCCAATGATGGTACCGATGCCCCCGTAGTTCAAAGACCTGGACCGACAGCAGCAGGTTAAACCCTATCCCACCTGCCCTCTGAGAGCCCCACATTGCTGCCCAGGCTCCTATTGCCTCTGGAAGGTGGCCAGGGAGGCCCCAGAGATCTACCCATCTCCAAGACCCTCGGCATGTGTTCCCCAGCTTCCTCACATTCCATGAAAGGGACCAGTGACCCATGTCGAGCTGTGTTTTGGGAAACAACATCTTACAAGGTTGGTGAAGGCTGTGTCTTCAAAGAAGCAGGGAAGAAATTGAGGGATTCACTTGAGGACTAAGTTTCCCTCTGTATTACCATGATCCTCCGCTTTCAAAACAACTAATGGGGCCTAAAGTGGGTAAGGGGTACGCTGGTTGGCTTTAGCTGTTAGCTTGGCATAACCTGGCATCACCTGAGCTAGTCTGAGTGCAGGATCGCCCAGATTACATTGGCCTGTGACCACGCCTCTGAGAGGCTGTCTGGTGaggagagcccagctcactgtgggcggaGCCTGGGATGTAGAAGAAAGCCAGCTAAACATGAGCCCGAGAGCAAGCCAGAGAAGGAGCCTGACACCCGCAGAGGGGGCTGATGGGCCCAGCTGCACCCTTTACGTTCCCTACTCACTGTGGGAAGTCTGGGTCATACAGGGTGGGCTGCAGGATGCCAGCTGGGAACACTAAGAGAAAGGCATGGTTAGTGGGAAACAGATCCACTTCCAGGCCCACCCTGGGCAAGGCAGGACACAACTTCTTACCCATTTGGTTCTTGTTGGGCAGATAGTAGGCATTGAGCGCCTGCGGAGGGAGCAGCCACCTGTGTGAGGAGACCAGAGTCACCTGGAGGGTACACGGGGACTTCCCCCGAGATCCTCACACCCGAGcttccttcaagggggtcctgGCATCTCGGCTAGCTTCTAACAGTGCATTCTCTGGGCTAAGCCACCACCTTACTGTCCTCTCTCACGTTTACACCGGCCCAGCATGTCAACAcgccctctcctccctcatgGCCCTCCTCGACCCATAGCTCAGAGCCAGGTACCCACGTGGATTTGTCCACCTCCTGTCGGATCTTCTTGACAGACAACTGGATGCTGAATCGGATGCTGTTCAAAATGTTCTTGAAGTAGGTCTTCTCGTGGACCTCAAACTGTATGGGGACGGGCAGTGCTCAGCCACGAGCTGGAGCAGGGCCGGGCCCTTTCCTCAGGAGCCATGATTTCTCCTCCAAGTTTGGTAGTGGGCTTTCCTGGGGCCTGGAGGTAGTGAAATCCTGCCTACCTCATACTCTTTGTCTACAGCCTCAGGTTTCAGCAGGAAGTCTGGATAGCCAACCATGACCATCATGTACTGGAGCTGCAGGCGAGAGATCAGAGTAAGGGGCCCAGGGCCTCAGGAGACAGCCTCCCACAGGCAAAAAAGCATGGGTCTGGGACTGAGGGAGGACAGACCAGACCGAGTGATTCCAAGTCCATAAAGGCATATCTGTATCTGCCCCCCTTGTTATTCCCAGTGCCTGATACCCAGCAGGAACTCAGACAATATTTGTGGAGTCAACAACCAGGACCCCAGCCCTACCTCACCTTAGCCCGAGCAGCTGCCTTGGTCTGGGCGTCCATCCAGTCCAGCTCCTCTAGGCGCTGGCCCAAGATGTACTTGATATCTTCCACCAGCTGCTGTACCTGCAGGATCAGGAGTCAGGGATCAAGGGTCAGCTAAGGAAGTCTTAGATCCGACCCACAGCACCTGACACCAAAGGTATTCCTATTGTCTGGTAACACTTCTTCAGTACAGGGCACCAGGCTGGGGAGTAGGACAGCAAACCCCCTGCCTGGAAGGGAAAACCATCCCCACGCAAGTCTATACAGTCCTAAGGCCATGTCTCCTGAGCATGAAGGACCCTCAGGGGAAAGACAGGGCAAGCCACTTGAAGCTGACTGTAAGCAAAAGTCCCAGGGGAGGAGCATCCTAAAGCCTCGGACACAGCTAAGCCCCTCTACCCAACCTGGGACCTGCGCCACAAGGGGATCTGTGAGATCTTCCATTCTCCACACTGAGCTCACCCCCCGCACCCCACCCTGGACCCCTGGCAGCCTGACCTTGGCTTTACTGGCAGCTGAGAAGTGTTCATGTACAAAGAGGGCACCAAGAGCCATGCCGAAGTGGCGGTTGGCCTGGCCCAGGCAGACTCGGGCCAACTCCTGGGGTTTGTCATTGCCCTCCATCTCTTTGGCCAGCTCATGCAGTGCCTCTCGGAATGGTGGGGACAGGTGCTCACTCAGAACCACCACCACACGCCACACTAGGTAGTTGTGAAGGATCCTGGAGGCCAGGTAAAGCAGGGGGTTGTCTAGACAGATACGTATGTAGGTCATCACTGTCCTACCCACCTGTGCTCCTTAGGATAGGACTCAGAACCCACCCTGCCCCACTAAGGAGAAAGAGATCAATTTAGATATGCAGAAATCAGTTTGAAATGTCCAAGCCCCAGAAGCACAGAATAGGATTTTGCTACTAACAAGATCCATTAAGCCCGACCTTGATGGACTGCATTGTTTCCCAATTTCCCTTTTGGTGTGGGACACTGGGTACTCAGAAATGCATTCCTTGGTGGCTTTATTTTCCTTCCCTGGATGTCCAGGGTCTAGCAGGATCCCCCCAAGGATCTACGCATGGGCTGTAAATAACTTCGGCTACATATCCCAAACCCTCAACCTCACCATCCCAGGAGGTGAGGGCAGCTCAAGGGGATCCCAGCCTACCCAGGCTCCCACGGGGAAGGAGTGAGCATATGACTGGAGGATCTAGATTCCCCTACCAGCGCTCCCACCTGCCTCCTTCTGTGTGGCTTCGGCCTTCTGTGTGGTTTACAAAGGTTACCGAGTGGACAGCTCCAGGGTGCTGATGGAGGGGCCCTGAGGCAAAGAGTGCAGGGATGGAGGAGCTACAGCCTCACCTTCGGGGTGTGGATCGGATGAGCTGGGACACCTGCTGCATGTAGTCTGTGGCCAGCagcaccacctcctcctcttcagagAAGTCCTCCTGGAAGATCTGGTCCAGCAGCCATTTCCACTGCAACTGTGGGGCCCGAGGGCAGGGAAGCAACGGGAGACAACAACAAAGGGGTCACAGAGAGGCAACAAAGGCATTGAGGAGCATGGAAGACCTCAGACGTACCTCAAGACCTTTGACTTACAGCCCCTACCCTGCCCCAACCACCACCCATTAGCCAGGTCTGGGAGCACTCACATGGGGGGTGATCTTCTGCAGCTGCCCCAGAGTCACTTTGTTGTACACGGAGCTGACATCTCGACGGAGATCATCATATTCTGACACAGAGATCTGGAGTGGAGACCAGATAGACCCAGACCTGACCTATGTTCCCCACCCCTTGTCCCAGTCCTGGAAACTCCCAGCCCCTCCTGCTCACATTagccagcctctgctccagttgaaGGATCTCCTGAGCCTTCTGTTCCACAGCGTCTGCACCCAGTAGTCTGAGTAGGCGCTCCATGAACACCTTGTATGCGGCCAGGACCTACACCAGGACAAGAGCTCCTCAGTTATGAGGAGGGAGACACCTACCCCTGGGACACTCATTTCTGGGGCTCTTTCCTTCCCAGAAGCCCCAGCCTCTGCCTAGGCACCTTCTCACTCTCCTCATCTTGAGCTAGGTACAGGGTTCTCTCTGGCAGGGTGAGCCCGTCCTGGTCAATCTGGGGAGGAAAACGGGGATCCCAGGTCAGAAGTGCCAGTTTTTTAGCGTTTCCACTCAAATATCAAAGAAGAGAGGACGAACAAGTCAAACGTGGATCTGTTGTCACAAGCTCTAGGAGCATGAAaaccagcccctccctccctccagagaAGCTAGCTATTAGCCTGGCCGGAAGACTCCTTGGAGAGCCCACTCTCCACTCCTTCCCCAACAGCCTTCACTTTCCCCACCTGTAGTGACACCGT
Coding sequences within it:
- the Ecel1 gene encoding endothelin-converting enzyme-like 1, with the translated sequence MEAPYSMTAHYDEFQEVKYVSRCGTGGARGTSLPPGFPRSSGRSASGARSGLPRWNRREVCLLSGLVFAAGLCAILAAMLALKYLGPGAAGTGGACPEGCPERKAFARAARFLSANLDASIDPCQDFYSFACGGWLRRHAIPDDKLTYGTIAAIGEQNEERLRRLLARPTGGPGGAAQRKVRAFFRSCLDMREIERLGPRPMLEVIEDCGGWDLGGAADRPGAARWDLNRLLYKAQGVYSAAALFSLTVSLDDRNSSRYVIRIDQDGLTLPERTLYLAQDEESEKVLAAYKVFMERLLRLLGADAVEQKAQEILQLEQRLANISVSEYDDLRRDVSSVYNKVTLGQLQKITPHLQWKWLLDQIFQEDFSEEEEVVLLATDYMQQVSQLIRSTPRRILHNYLVWRVVVVLSEHLSPPFREALHELAKEMEGNDKPQELARVCLGQANRHFGMALGALFVHEHFSAASKAKVQQLVEDIKYILGQRLEELDWMDAQTKAAARAKLQYMMVMVGYPDFLLKPEAVDKEYEFEVHEKTYFKNILNSIRFSIQLSVKKIRQEVDKSTWLLPPQALNAYYLPNKNQMVFPAGILQPTLYDPDFPQSLNYGGIGTIIGHELTHGYDDWGGQYDRSGNLLHWWTEASYSRFLHKAECIVRLYDNFTVYNQRVNGKHTLGENIADMGGLKLAYYAYQKWVREHGPEHPLHRLKYTHNQLFFIAFAQNWCIKRRSQSIYLQVLTDKHAPEHYRVLGSVSQFEEFGRAFHCPKDSPMNPVRKCSVW